The following proteins are co-located in the Thermus tengchongensis genome:
- a CDS encoding TldD/PmbA family protein yields MTLEEAKGYLLRRARELGLQAEVLFQEERELSLRARQGVLEEIKEARQGGIGLRVVAGGKVGYAYTEELSEAALEWALAEARDNALLSGKEGFLPEGRPLGSHDLLGEGLSAPLEAKKEAALALERTLREDPRTRSVLMGGYQEREVRVALASTQGAEGAFRTGLAGMGGSLVMGEGASLKQGWDFRLAKEFHALDPGRTALEIRERTARLLNARPLPTGRYRAYLEPKAMAGLLAVFAQALSGKNALEGKSRLLGKIGEQVASPLVTLVDDPTLERGLLSRPFDAEGTPARRTVVIEKGVFKTFLHNAETARALGQENTGHAHRRYRGTLDVAPSNLYLEPVGNLALTKGVLITEFMGLHAGANPVSLDFSLQALGLWVEEGAARYAVENFAVSGNLLELLQAVEALGDRLEWEVLGAAFGSPVVAVAELSFAGT; encoded by the coding sequence ATGACCCTGGAGGAAGCGAAGGGCTACCTTTTGCGGCGGGCGAGGGAGCTGGGCCTCCAGGCCGAGGTCCTCTTCCAGGAGGAACGGGAGCTCTCCCTAAGGGCCCGGCAAGGCGTGCTGGAGGAGATCAAGGAGGCCAGGCAAGGGGGCATCGGCCTGCGGGTGGTGGCCGGGGGGAAGGTGGGCTACGCCTACACCGAGGAGCTCTCCGAGGCCGCCCTGGAGTGGGCCCTGGCCGAAGCCAGGGACAACGCCCTCCTCTCGGGCAAAGAAGGCTTCCTACCGGAGGGGCGGCCCTTAGGAAGCCACGACCTCCTGGGGGAGGGGCTTTCCGCCCCCCTCGAGGCCAAGAAGGAGGCGGCCTTGGCCTTGGAAAGGACCCTCCGGGAAGACCCCCGTACCCGTAGCGTCCTCATGGGGGGCTACCAGGAGCGGGAGGTGCGGGTGGCCCTGGCCAGCACCCAAGGGGCCGAGGGGGCCTTCCGCACGGGCCTCGCCGGAATGGGGGGAAGCCTGGTGATGGGGGAAGGAGCAAGCCTCAAGCAGGGCTGGGACTTCCGCCTGGCCAAGGAGTTCCACGCCCTGGACCCCGGCCGCACTGCCTTGGAGATCCGGGAGAGGACGGCTAGGCTCCTGAACGCCAGGCCCCTTCCCACGGGCCGCTACCGGGCCTACCTGGAGCCCAAGGCCATGGCGGGCCTCCTGGCGGTCTTCGCCCAGGCGCTTTCCGGAAAAAACGCCTTGGAAGGCAAAAGCCGCCTCCTGGGAAAGATCGGGGAGCAGGTGGCCAGCCCCCTGGTAACCCTGGTGGATGACCCCACCCTAGAGCGGGGCCTCCTCTCCCGCCCCTTCGACGCCGAGGGCACCCCGGCCAGGCGCACGGTGGTGATCGAGAAGGGGGTGTTCAAGACCTTCCTCCACAACGCGGAAACCGCCCGGGCCCTGGGCCAGGAGAACACCGGCCACGCCCACCGCCGCTACCGGGGCACTCTGGACGTGGCCCCCAGCAACCTCTACCTGGAGCCCGTGGGCAACCTGGCCCTCACGAAGGGGGTGCTCATCACCGAGTTCATGGGCCTCCACGCGGGGGCCAACCCCGTGAGCCTGGACTTCTCCCTCCAGGCCCTGGGGCTTTGGGTGGAGGAGGGGGCGGCGCGGTACGCGGTGGAGAACTTCGCGGTGAGCGGGAACCTCCTGGAGCTCCTTCAGGCGGTGGAGGCCCTGGGGGACAGGCTGGAATGGGAGGTTCTGGGGGCCGCCTTCGGAAGCCCCGTGGTGGCGGTGGCAGAGCTTTCCTTTGCCGGAACCTAG
- a CDS encoding TldD/PmbA family protein, whose product MLQPELVEAVLRRALQGGADFAEVYAERSKRRRMTVRSGKLEEAISGLDYGAGIRLFFGTEVVYAYTNDLTQEGLLEALETLLRAKGALGRVDARGAGGLDFRKTLPQGLHTPKVPLSEKDKRFRLERLLEAEAGARISPEIKQVEASLQEWEQEVLIANTEGTWAEEKRVRTRLFVLAVAQEGAEVQTGVAAPGKSVGLELFQLYPPGEVGAKAARQALTNLRAKPAPAGTMPVVVGNGFGGVIFHEALGHLLETTSVAKKASVLADRLGEEVASPAVTYIDDGTLPHAWGSTEVDDEGRPTERTVLIERGILKSYMVDRLGHLLTGYPMTGSGRRQDYTFAPTSRMRNTFIAPGDREVEDLIASVEFGLYAKEMGGGQVKPGSGEYNFAVQEGYLIRKGRIEEPVRGAMLVGKGPETIRKVVAVAKDWENAPGMCGSLSGMVPVEVGQPHVLVSEIVVGGRA is encoded by the coding sequence ATGCTACAGCCGGAACTGGTGGAAGCCGTGCTGCGGAGGGCCCTCCAGGGCGGGGCCGACTTCGCCGAGGTCTACGCCGAACGCTCCAAAAGGCGGCGGATGACCGTGCGCTCGGGCAAGCTGGAGGAGGCCATCTCCGGCCTGGACTACGGGGCGGGGATCAGGCTCTTCTTCGGCACCGAGGTGGTCTACGCCTACACCAACGACCTCACCCAAGAAGGGCTCCTGGAGGCCCTGGAAACCCTCCTCCGGGCCAAAGGGGCCCTGGGGCGGGTGGACGCCCGGGGGGCCGGGGGCCTGGACTTCCGCAAAACCCTCCCCCAGGGCCTCCACACCCCCAAGGTGCCCCTTTCGGAGAAGGACAAGCGCTTCCGCCTGGAAAGGCTCCTGGAGGCTGAGGCCGGGGCCCGGATCTCCCCGGAAATCAAGCAGGTGGAAGCCAGCCTCCAGGAATGGGAGCAGGAAGTCCTGATCGCCAACACGGAGGGCACCTGGGCCGAGGAAAAAAGGGTCCGCACCCGGCTTTTCGTGCTGGCGGTGGCCCAGGAGGGCGCCGAGGTGCAGACCGGGGTGGCCGCCCCCGGCAAGAGCGTGGGCCTGGAGCTCTTCCAGCTCTACCCGCCAGGGGAGGTGGGGGCCAAGGCCGCCCGCCAGGCCCTCACCAACCTCCGGGCCAAGCCCGCCCCCGCAGGCACCATGCCCGTGGTGGTGGGAAACGGCTTCGGCGGGGTCATCTTCCACGAGGCCCTGGGCCACCTCTTGGAGACCACCAGCGTGGCCAAGAAGGCCAGCGTCCTCGCGGACCGGCTGGGGGAGGAGGTGGCCAGCCCCGCGGTCACCTACATCGACGACGGCACCCTTCCCCACGCCTGGGGCTCCACGGAGGTGGACGACGAGGGCCGCCCCACGGAGCGCACGGTGCTCATCGAAAGGGGCATCCTCAAAAGCTACATGGTGGACCGCCTGGGCCACCTCCTCACCGGCTACCCCATGACGGGCTCGGGCCGGCGCCAGGACTACACCTTCGCCCCCACCTCCCGCATGCGCAACACCTTCATCGCCCCAGGGGACCGGGAGGTGGAGGACCTCATCGCCAGCGTGGAGTTCGGCCTCTACGCCAAGGAGATGGGGGGCGGCCAGGTGAAGCCGGGCTCGGGCGAGTACAACTTCGCCGTGCAGGAAGGGTACCTCATCCGCAAGGGGCGCATCGAGGAGCCGGTGCGGGGGGCCATGCTGGTGGGCAAGGGCCCAGAGACCATCCGGAAGGTGGTGGCGGTGGCGAAGGACTGGGAAAACGCCCCCGGGATGTGCGGAAGCCTCTCGGGAATGGTGCCCGTGGAGGTGGGCCAGCCCCACGTGCTGGTCTCGGAGATCGTGGTGGGGGGTAGGGCATGA
- the holA gene encoding DNA polymerase III subunit delta — protein sequence MVIAFTGDPFLAREALLQEARLQGLTRFTEPTPEALAEALSPGLFGGGGAMLDLREVGDGEWKALKPLLEGVPEEVPVLLLDPKPTTARAAFYRTRERRDFPTPKGKDLLRHLENRAKRLGLKLPAGVVQYLASLEGDLGQPGGYLEALERELEKLALLSPPLTLEKVERVVALRPPVSGFDLVRAVLEGDAKEAFRRLKRLREEGEEPLKLLGAFAWQFGLLARAWMLLRENPRPKEEDLARLEAHPYAARKALELARTLDQGELRRALEVLIGAETRAKAGKDPWLALEGAVFHLLALRH from the coding sequence ATGGTCATCGCCTTCACCGGCGACCCCTTTTTGGCCCGGGAGGCCCTCCTGCAAGAGGCCAGGCTCCAGGGCCTCACCCGCTTCACGGAGCCCACCCCGGAGGCCCTGGCCGAGGCCCTAAGCCCCGGGCTTTTCGGGGGAGGAGGGGCCATGCTGGACCTGAGGGAGGTGGGCGATGGGGAGTGGAAGGCCCTGAAGCCCCTCTTGGAGGGCGTTCCCGAGGAGGTCCCCGTCCTCCTCCTGGACCCCAAGCCCACCACCGCCCGGGCCGCCTTCTACCGCACCCGGGAAAGGCGGGACTTCCCCACCCCCAAGGGGAAGGACCTCCTCCGGCACCTGGAAAACCGGGCCAAACGCCTGGGGCTCAAGCTCCCCGCGGGGGTGGTCCAGTACCTGGCCTCCTTGGAGGGGGACCTCGGTCAGCCGGGAGGCTATCTTGAGGCCCTGGAGCGCGAGCTGGAGAAGCTCGCCCTCCTCTCCCCGCCCCTCACCCTGGAGAAGGTGGAACGAGTGGTGGCCCTGAGGCCCCCCGTAAGCGGCTTTGACCTGGTGCGGGCGGTGCTGGAGGGGGACGCCAAGGAGGCCTTCCGCCGCCTGAAGCGGCTTCGGGAGGAAGGGGAAGAGCCTTTGAAGCTCCTTGGGGCCTTCGCCTGGCAGTTTGGCCTCCTGGCCCGGGCCTGGATGCTCCTCAGGGAAAACCCCAGGCCCAAGGAGGAGGACCTCGCCCGCCTCGAGGCCCACCCCTACGCGGCCAGGAAGGCCCTGGAGCTGGCGCGAACCCTGGACCAGGGAGAGCTGCGAAGGGCTCTGGAGGTGCTGATCGGGGCGGAAACGCGGGCCAAGGCGGGCAAGGACCCCTGGCTGGCCCTGGAGGGGGCGGTCTTCCACCTCCTGGCCCTCCGCCATTGA
- a CDS encoding acyl-CoA dehydrogenase family protein gives MLDFYAIEDLLTPEEKEIRKAARRFLEKEALPYIREWWEEGVFPTHLIPRFAELGFLGPTLPPEYGGAGVSSAAYGLIAYELERVDSGLRSFVSVQSSLVMYPIYAFGSEEQKREFLPKLARGEMVGCFGLTEPDGGSDPYGNMKTKARREGDTWVLNGTKMWITNGNLAQIAIVWAKDEEGQVLGFIVPTDTPGFQAREVKHKMSLRASVTSELILEEVRVPEALRLPKAEGLKAPLSCLTQARFGIAWGVLGALEAVYTEAVEFAKSRSTFGEPIAKKQLVQAKLAEMLADHTEGLLLAWRLARLKDEGQLKPAQVSLAKRQNVWKALKAARLARDILGGSGITLEYHAIRHMLNLETVYTYEGTHDIHTLVLGREATGLNAL, from the coding sequence ATGCTGGACTTCTACGCCATAGAAGACCTCCTCACCCCGGAGGAGAAGGAGATTAGGAAGGCCGCCCGCCGCTTCCTGGAAAAGGAGGCCCTGCCCTATATCCGGGAGTGGTGGGAGGAAGGGGTCTTCCCCACCCACCTCATCCCCAGGTTCGCCGAGCTGGGCTTCCTAGGCCCCACCCTGCCCCCGGAGTACGGGGGGGCAGGGGTTTCCAGCGCCGCCTACGGCCTCATCGCCTACGAGCTGGAACGGGTGGACTCGGGGCTCAGGAGCTTCGTGAGCGTGCAGAGCTCCTTGGTCATGTACCCCATCTACGCCTTTGGCAGCGAGGAGCAGAAGCGGGAGTTCCTGCCCAAGCTGGCCCGGGGGGAGATGGTGGGGTGCTTCGGCCTCACCGAGCCCGACGGGGGCTCAGACCCCTACGGCAACATGAAGACCAAGGCCCGCCGGGAGGGGGACACCTGGGTCCTAAACGGCACCAAGATGTGGATCACCAACGGCAACCTGGCCCAGATCGCCATCGTTTGGGCCAAGGACGAGGAGGGGCAGGTTCTGGGCTTCATCGTCCCCACCGACACCCCGGGCTTCCAGGCCCGGGAGGTGAAGCACAAGATGAGCCTAAGGGCCTCGGTCACCAGCGAGCTCATCCTGGAGGAGGTGCGGGTGCCCGAGGCCCTGCGCCTGCCCAAGGCGGAAGGCCTAAAAGCCCCCCTCTCCTGCCTCACCCAGGCCCGCTTCGGCATCGCCTGGGGGGTCCTGGGGGCCTTGGAGGCCGTCTACACCGAGGCGGTGGAGTTCGCCAAGAGCCGCTCCACCTTCGGCGAGCCCATCGCCAAGAAGCAGCTGGTGCAGGCCAAGCTGGCGGAGATGCTCGCCGACCACACCGAGGGCCTCCTCCTCGCTTGGCGGCTCGCCCGGCTCAAGGATGAAGGCCAGCTCAAGCCCGCCCAGGTTTCCCTAGCCAAGCGGCAGAACGTGTGGAAGGCCCTAAAAGCCGCCCGCCTGGCCCGGGACATCCTGGGGGGCAGCGGCATCACCCTGGAGTACCACGCCATCCGCCACATGCTGAACCTGGAAACCGTCTACACCTACGAGGGCACCCACGACATCCACACCCTGGTCCTGGGGCGGGAGGCCACGGGGCTGAACGCCCTTTAG
- a CDS encoding DUF1999 family protein, giving the protein MRFRPFTELDLDLLNRVAGSRPLSLGAVRHFARTGHSFLAEEGEEPMGFALAQAVWQGEATTVLITRLEGKDQATLEGLLAAVVKSAYDAGVYEVALHLDPERKALAEALRAQGFAIGPLVLAVRVLGSRGARGETRGVLE; this is encoded by the coding sequence ATGCGCTTCCGTCCCTTTACCGAGCTGGACCTGGACCTCCTGAACCGGGTGGCGGGAAGCCGCCCCTTGAGCCTTGGCGCCGTGCGCCACTTCGCTCGCACCGGCCACTCCTTCCTGGCCGAGGAGGGGGAGGAGCCCATGGGCTTCGCCCTGGCCCAGGCGGTGTGGCAGGGGGAGGCCACCACGGTCCTCATCACCCGCCTCGAGGGCAAGGACCAAGCCACCTTGGAAGGCCTCCTGGCCGCGGTGGTGAAGAGCGCCTACGATGCCGGGGTCTACGAGGTGGCCCTGCACCTGGACCCCGAGCGCAAGGCGCTGGCCGAGGCCCTAAGGGCCCAGGGCTTCGCCATCGGCCCCCTGGTCCTGGCGGTGCGGGTCCTGGGAAGCCGGGGAGCGCGGGGGGAGACCCGGGGGGTCTTAGAATAG
- a CDS encoding vWA domain-containing protein gives MLWLLLPVLLLVYLLYRAKRPRVRPWAGVWLWQRGRKKRFRPWLDLRLFLLLLAAALMVLALEDPPLGPSPMVFVVDASASMAAREGARTRLDLAKERLLPLLERAPEAVLVRAGETPQAFGPAPGVALRGRLLEMEAKDREADLEAAIALGRRLLRAPVVVATDGPAPPGVEGYIGVGTPQENLGIVAVAQGFLALGNSASRSLTARVEVAGEVREVRVPPRGFARLEGLPPSFSARLLNGGALDLDDEAAFGLRRLGVDYPPLPALERLFRLLGAAPGAEVRVRIGVPEGAPERPTLYLAPTGGPPTPVLLTAPHPLLEGVALLGEKLPPPPRPPAPWQALAEGEEGAGLLYFTEKGLYLPPLEAVQERPLFPLLVYNFLKPYREVRSGLLSPGETLLPTPEASFLPKNPGGAGRFLALLAALVLLLEVLLFRPRGQPAPEG, from the coding sequence ATGCTCTGGCTCCTCCTTCCGGTGCTCCTCCTCGTATACCTCCTTTACCGGGCGAAGAGGCCCAGGGTGCGCCCCTGGGCCGGGGTATGGCTTTGGCAGAGGGGCAGGAAGAAGCGCTTTCGGCCCTGGCTGGACTTAAGGCTTTTCCTCCTTCTCCTGGCCGCCGCCTTGATGGTCCTGGCCCTCGAGGACCCTCCCCTGGGGCCCTCCCCCATGGTCTTCGTGGTGGATGCCTCCGCCAGCATGGCCGCCCGGGAAGGGGCCAGGACCCGGCTGGACCTGGCCAAGGAGAGGCTCCTCCCCCTCCTGGAACGGGCCCCGGAGGCGGTCCTGGTGCGGGCCGGGGAAACGCCCCAGGCCTTTGGCCCCGCCCCCGGGGTGGCCCTGCGGGGGAGGCTTTTGGAGATGGAGGCCAAGGACCGGGAGGCGGACCTGGAGGCGGCCATCGCCCTGGGCCGCAGGCTCCTCAGGGCCCCGGTGGTGGTGGCCACCGACGGCCCCGCCCCTCCCGGGGTGGAGGGGTATATAGGGGTGGGCACCCCCCAGGAGAACCTGGGTATCGTGGCGGTGGCCCAGGGGTTTTTGGCCTTGGGGAATAGCGCCAGCCGCTCCCTCACCGCCCGGGTGGAGGTGGCGGGGGAGGTGCGGGAGGTAAGGGTGCCTCCCCGGGGCTTCGCCCGCCTCGAGGGCCTCCCCCCAAGCTTTAGCGCCCGCCTCCTGAACGGAGGGGCCTTGGACCTGGACGACGAGGCCGCCTTCGGCCTCCGCCGCCTGGGGGTGGACTACCCTCCCCTCCCCGCCCTGGAACGGCTCTTCCGCCTGTTGGGGGCGGCGCCGGGGGCCGAGGTGCGGGTGCGGATCGGGGTGCCGGAGGGAGCCCCGGAGCGCCCCACCCTCTACCTGGCCCCCACCGGAGGCCCCCCCACCCCCGTCCTCCTCACCGCCCCCCACCCCCTCCTGGAAGGGGTAGCCCTCCTGGGGGAGAAGCTCCCCCCGCCCCCCAGGCCCCCCGCCCCCTGGCAGGCCCTGGCGGAGGGGGAGGAGGGGGCGGGCCTCCTCTACTTCACGGAAAAAGGGCTTTACCTGCCCCCCCTGGAGGCGGTCCAGGAGCGGCCCCTCTTCCCCCTTCTGGTCTACAACTTCCTCAAGCCTTACCGGGAAGTGCGCAGCGGCCTCCTTTCCCCCGGGGAAACCCTCCTCCCCACCCCGGAGGCCAGCTTCCTGCCCAAAAACCCAGGGGGGGCCGGGCGCTTCCTGGCGCTTTTGGCGGCCCTGGTGCTCCTTTTGGAGGTCCTCCTCTTCCGCCCCCGAGGCCAGCCCGCCCCCGAGGGATAA
- the tsaD gene encoding tRNA (adenosine(37)-N6)-threonylcarbamoyltransferase complex transferase subunit TsaD, which translates to MWILGIDTSCDDTGVGLVRDGEVVVNLVAGQVALHEAYGGVVPELASREHLKVLRPLAERALAEAGIGPKDLSLIAATRGPGLIGALLVGYTFAKGLAWALGRPFYAVHHLEAHIAAAWPEGLEPPFLALVASGGHTHLFEVRGLGKYRLLGATRDDAAGEAFDKVARLLGLGFPGGPEIERLAQEAREKVPFPVPLKDQKGYEFSFSGLKTKAVQLVEAGHPAPALARGFQEAAVEHLAQVVIRAAQDTSHRVLLVAGGVAANRALQARFQEAGLTVYFPPKGLSQDNGAMVALAAWRRHQAGFPPSPLSLGATAYWPLEEA; encoded by the coding sequence ATGTGGATTTTGGGCATAGACACCTCCTGCGACGACACCGGGGTGGGCCTGGTGCGGGATGGGGAAGTGGTGGTCAACCTGGTGGCGGGCCAGGTGGCCCTGCACGAGGCCTACGGCGGGGTGGTGCCGGAGCTGGCGAGCCGCGAGCACCTGAAGGTCCTCCGCCCCCTGGCGGAACGGGCCCTGGCCGAGGCGGGGATAGGGCCTAAGGACCTTTCCCTCATCGCCGCCACCCGGGGCCCTGGGCTCATCGGGGCCCTTTTGGTGGGCTACACCTTCGCCAAGGGCCTGGCCTGGGCCCTGGGGCGGCCCTTCTACGCGGTGCACCACCTCGAGGCCCACATCGCCGCCGCTTGGCCCGAGGGGCTAGAGCCTCCCTTCCTGGCCCTGGTGGCCTCGGGAGGGCACACCCACCTCTTTGAGGTTCGGGGCCTGGGAAAGTACCGCCTTCTGGGGGCCACCCGGGACGACGCCGCTGGGGAGGCCTTTGACAAGGTGGCGAGGCTTCTGGGCCTGGGCTTTCCTGGGGGACCCGAGATCGAGCGCCTGGCCCAGGAAGCCAGGGAGAAAGTGCCCTTCCCCGTCCCCCTCAAGGACCAGAAGGGGTACGAGTTCAGCTTCTCCGGCCTAAAGACGAAGGCGGTGCAGCTGGTGGAGGCTGGGCATCCCGCTCCAGCCTTGGCCAGGGGGTTTCAGGAGGCGGCGGTGGAGCACCTGGCCCAGGTGGTCATCCGGGCTGCCCAGGACACGAGCCACAGGGTGCTTCTGGTAGCGGGAGGTGTGGCCGCCAACCGGGCCCTGCAGGCTCGCTTCCAGGAGGCGGGGCTTACCGTGTACTTTCCTCCCAAAGGCCTTTCCCAGGACAACGGGGCCATGGTGGCCCTGGCGGCCTGGAGGCGCCACCAGGCGGGCTTTCCCCCAAGCCCCCTGTCGCTTGGGGCCACCGCCTACTGGCCCCTCGAGGAGGCTTAA
- the secA gene encoding preprotein translocase subunit SecA, with protein sequence MLGLIRKLFDNNEREIARYYKQVVEPTNRLEPEVERIADLQAAYAELRERHRRGASLEELLPMAFALTRESAKRYLGMRHFDVQLIGGAVLHEGKIAEMKTGEGKTLVATLAVALNALTGKGVHVVTVNDYLARRDAEWMGPVYRGLGLSVGVIQHSSTPEERRRAYLADVTYVTNSELGFDYLRDNMAISPDQLVLRHDTPLHYAIIDEVDSILIDEARTPLIISGPAEKATDLYYKMAEIAKKLERGLPPEPGVRKEPTGDYTVEEKNRSVHLTLQGIAKAEKLLGVEGLFSPENMELAHMLIQAIRAKELYHRDRDYIVQDGQVIIVDEFTGRLMPGRRYGEGLHQAIEAKEGVRIERENQTLATITYQNFFRLYEKRAGMTGTAKTEEKEFQEIYGMDVVVVPTNRPMIRQDFPDVVYRTEKGKFYAVVEEIAEKYERGQPVLVGTISIEKSERLSQMLKEPRLYLPRLEMRLELFKKASQKQQGEEWERLRKLLEKPTQLKDEDLAPFEGLIPPKGNLRAAWEGLKRAVHTLGILRQGIPHQVLNAKHHAKEAEIVAQAGRSKTVTIATNMAGRGTDIKLGGNPEYLAAALLEKEGFDRYEWKVELFIKKMVAGQEEEARALAQELGIREELQEKIRQIREECKADEERVRQLGGLFILGTERHESRRIDNQLRGRAGRQGDPGGSRFYVSFDDDLMRLFASDRVIAMLDRMGFDDSEPIEHPMVTRSIERAQKRVEDRNFAIRKQLLQFDDVMARQREVIYAQRRLILLGKDEEVREAALGMVEETVAGMAENFLNPQVHPEDWDLEGLKAALLDTAPQLADFPFEELRRLKPEEGVERLVAAALEAYEAREQELSPPLMRAVERFVILNVVDSAWKEHLHNLDVLRQGIFLRGYGQKDPFQEYKIEATRLFNDMVGFIKGEVAKFLFRLKVEAEPVRPVREAPYVPVPQAQAETPPFGVERKRPATPPPQPGLSRAERRRLMREERKRKKQ encoded by the coding sequence ATGCTGGGCCTCATACGGAAGCTTTTTGACAACAACGAGCGGGAGATCGCCCGCTACTACAAGCAAGTGGTGGAGCCCACCAACCGGTTGGAACCGGAGGTGGAGCGGATCGCTGACCTCCAGGCGGCTTACGCCGAGCTAAGGGAGAGGCACCGGCGGGGGGCCAGCCTGGAGGAGCTTCTCCCCATGGCCTTCGCCTTGACCCGGGAGTCGGCCAAGCGCTATTTGGGCATGCGCCACTTCGACGTGCAGCTCATCGGGGGGGCCGTCCTCCACGAGGGCAAGATCGCCGAGATGAAAACCGGGGAGGGCAAGACCCTGGTGGCCACCTTGGCCGTGGCCCTCAACGCCCTCACCGGTAAGGGCGTACACGTGGTCACGGTGAACGACTACCTGGCCCGGCGCGATGCGGAGTGGATGGGGCCCGTGTACCGCGGTCTTGGCCTCTCCGTGGGGGTCATCCAGCACAGCTCCACCCCCGAGGAGCGCCGCAGGGCCTACCTGGCCGACGTCACCTACGTGACCAACTCCGAGCTGGGCTTTGACTACCTCCGGGACAACATGGCCATCAGCCCGGACCAGCTGGTGCTCCGCCACGACACCCCCTTGCACTACGCCATCATCGACGAGGTGGACTCCATCCTGATCGACGAGGCCCGCACCCCCCTCATCATTTCCGGCCCGGCGGAAAAGGCCACGGACCTCTACTACAAGATGGCGGAGATCGCCAAGAAGCTGGAAAGGGGCCTTCCCCCGGAGCCTGGGGTGCGCAAGGAGCCCACAGGGGACTACACCGTCGAGGAGAAGAACCGCTCCGTGCACCTCACCCTTCAGGGGATCGCCAAGGCGGAAAAGCTCCTGGGGGTGGAGGGGCTTTTCAGCCCGGAGAACATGGAGCTTGCTCACATGCTCATCCAGGCCATCCGGGCCAAGGAGCTCTACCACCGGGACCGGGACTACATCGTCCAGGATGGCCAGGTCATCATCGTGGACGAGTTCACGGGCCGCCTCATGCCGGGCCGCCGCTACGGGGAAGGCCTCCACCAGGCCATCGAGGCCAAGGAGGGGGTCAGGATCGAGCGGGAGAACCAGACCCTGGCCACCATCACCTACCAGAACTTCTTCCGCCTCTACGAGAAGCGGGCCGGGATGACCGGCACCGCCAAGACCGAGGAGAAGGAGTTCCAGGAGATCTACGGCATGGACGTGGTGGTGGTGCCCACCAACCGCCCCATGATCCGCCAGGACTTCCCCGACGTGGTCTACCGCACGGAAAAGGGGAAGTTCTACGCGGTGGTGGAGGAGATCGCCGAGAAGTACGAGCGGGGCCAGCCCGTATTGGTGGGTACCATCAGCATCGAGAAGTCGGAGAGGCTTTCCCAGATGCTCAAGGAGCCCCGCCTCTACCTGCCCCGGTTGGAGATGCGCCTGGAGCTTTTCAAGAAGGCCAGCCAGAAGCAACAGGGGGAGGAGTGGGAGCGCCTGAGGAAGCTTCTGGAAAAGCCCACCCAGCTCAAGGACGAGGACCTCGCCCCCTTCGAGGGCCTCATCCCCCCCAAGGGCAACTTGCGGGCTGCGTGGGAAGGCCTGAAGCGGGCGGTGCACACCCTGGGCATCCTGCGCCAGGGTATCCCCCACCAGGTGCTCAACGCCAAGCACCACGCCAAGGAGGCGGAGATCGTGGCCCAGGCGGGCCGGAGCAAGACCGTCACCATCGCCACCAACATGGCGGGCCGGGGCACGGACATCAAGCTGGGGGGGAACCCCGAGTACCTGGCGGCAGCCCTATTGGAGAAGGAGGGTTTTGACCGGTACGAGTGGAAGGTGGAGCTCTTCATCAAGAAGATGGTGGCAGGCCAGGAGGAGGAGGCCCGGGCCCTGGCCCAGGAGCTAGGCATAAGGGAAGAGCTCCAGGAAAAGATCCGCCAGATCCGGGAAGAGTGCAAGGCGGACGAGGAACGGGTGCGGCAACTGGGAGGGCTTTTCATCCTGGGCACCGAGCGGCACGAGTCCCGCCGCATCGACAACCAGCTTCGGGGCCGGGCTGGGCGCCAGGGGGACCCGGGGGGAAGCCGCTTCTACGTGAGCTTTGACGACGATCTCATGCGGCTTTTCGCCTCGGACCGGGTCATCGCCATGCTGGACCGCATGGGGTTTGACGACTCTGAGCCCATCGAACATCCCATGGTGACCCGCTCCATCGAGAGGGCGCAGAAGCGGGTGGAGGACCGCAACTTCGCCATCCGCAAGCAACTTCTCCAGTTTGACGACGTCATGGCCCGCCAGCGGGAGGTCATCTACGCCCAGCGCCGTCTGATCCTCCTGGGGAAGGACGAGGAGGTGCGGGAGGCCGCCCTGGGCATGGTGGAGGAGACCGTGGCAGGGATGGCGGAGAACTTCCTGAACCCCCAGGTGCACCCGGAGGATTGGGACCTCGAGGGCCTCAAGGCCGCCCTTCTGGACACCGCGCCCCAGCTGGCCGACTTCCCCTTTGAGGAGCTGAGGCGGCTGAAGCCCGAGGAGGGGGTGGAGCGCTTGGTGGCGGCGGCGCTGGAGGCCTACGAGGCCCGGGAGCAGGAACTTTCCCCTCCTTTGATGCGGGCGGTGGAGCGCTTTGTAATCCTCAACGTGGTGGACTCCGCCTGGAAGGAGCACCTGCACAACCTGGACGTGCTCCGCCAAGGCATCTTCCTGCGGGGCTATGGGCAGAAGGACCCCTTCCAGGAGTACAAGATCGAGGCCACCCGCCTCTTCAACGACATGGTGGGCTTCATCAAGGGGGAGGTGGCCAAGTTCCTCTTCCGCCTCAAGGTGGAGGCGGAGCCAGTCCGCCCGGTGCGGGAGGCGCCCTACGTGCCCGTTCCCCAGGCCCAGGCCGAGACCCCGCCCTTCGGGGTGGAGAGGAAGCGGCCTGCCACCCCGCCGCCCCAGCCCGGGCTTTCCCGCGCCGAGCGCCGGCGGCTAATGCGCGAGGAGAGGAAGCGCAAAAAGCAGTAG